A region of the Emcibacteraceae bacterium genome:
TTCATCAATGACATCAATTGCTTTATCAGGCAATTTTCTTTCATTAATATGGCGCACGGATAAATCTACTGCCGCTTCTATCACTTCATCACTATATTTAACGTTATGATGCTCTTCGAAATATTTTCTAAGACCTTTAAGAATATCCTTAGTTTCCTGTGCTGTAGGCTCAACAACGTCGATTTTCTGGAAACGACGTAGCAAAGCCCGGTCTTTTTCTATATAGGATCTGTATTCTTTATAGGTGGTCGAGCCGATACAGCGCAGTGCCCCTTTGGAAAGGGCCGGTTTTAACAGGTTAGACGCATCCATTGCGCCGCCCCCGGTTGCCCCTGCACCGATAATTGTATGCAGCTCATCAATGAAAAGAATGGAGCCTTCTTTCTCCTCTATTTCCTTAATCACAGCTTTAATGCGTTCCTCAAAGTCACCTCGGAAGCGTGTGCCCGCCAAAATAGTTCCCATTTCAAGGCTGTAAATTGTTGCATTATGGAGAACTTCCGGCACTTCTTTTTTCACAATCCGCAAGGCAAGCCCTTCGGCAATCGCTGTCTTACCAACACCGGGATCGCCCACATAAAGAGGATTATTTTTTGAACGGCGGCATAATATCTGAATTGTTCTTTCAACTTCAGAAACTCTGCCAATCAATGGATCTATCTTTCCTTCGCGCGCTCTTTCATTAAGATTTATACAGTATTTCTCAAGGGCAGATTTAGTACCACCTTCCCGGCCTTCACTTTCTTCACCCTCGGCTCCTGCCTCATTATTTTCATTTGACGATGGTGCATCCGACTTTGCCAGCCCGTGCGATATATAATTTACAACATCAAGTCGTGATACTTCATGTTGCTGCAGATAATATACGGCATGACTTTCACGTTCTGAAAACAGAGCCACCAAAACATTACTGCCGTTGACTTCTTCACGTCCGCTGCTTTGTACATGAAGGATGGACCGTTGGATCACACGCTGGAAACCTGCGGTAGGCGTAGCATCAAGACTGGTGTCATCCGTGATATTCTCCAGTTCCTGATCCAGATACGCCTTAAGCTCGGCACGGAGTTGTGCAATATTTACATCACATGCCCGAAGCACGGCAACAGCATCCTGATCATCCAGCAAGCCGAGCAGCAGATGCTCCAGAGTAGCAAACTCATGGTTTCTTTTATTAGCCTCCGCTACACTTCGGTGCAGAGTATGTTCCAAATTTGGCGAAAATGTAGGCACTTAACTCTCCTTGGCTTAATCTTTTTCCAGGGTACATTGGAGCGGATGTTCATATTTTCGTGCATAGTCAACGACCTGACGAACTTTACTTTCAGCGATTTCAAAACTGAAAACACCACAAACACCAATTCCCTGCTGATGAACCTGCAACATAACTCTCATTGCTTGCGGTTCAGGCATTTTAAAAAATTTCTGTAAGACATGAACAACAAAATCCATCGGCGTATAATCATCATTAAGCATGAGAACCTTATACATCGACGGTTTTTTGGTTTTGGATCTGGTCTGGGTGATGACTGCCCCGTCCACATCACCATTATTATCCTTGTCCTGTTTACTCATTTCCATGCCATATAATCTAAAATAATTTTACCTTCTTAAGATAAAATTTTTATTTCAATTTTAAAGGGGTAACCTTACATTTTCTTTAAAAATTTTCTTCTAAAAACCAAGTATATTCCATTTGAATTAATCATATCATAATTCATTAATAATAAAAATATAACAGTGAATATATTGGTTTATGGAAATGCAGGAGGCTGAACCCCACTTAAAACGAGCTGCTCAGACAGTGCCGCAAAAACCCGCGCGAGAGCTTCACTATCCTTTGCTTCACAACGGGCAACAATGACACTTTGGGTATTGGACGCCCTGATCAGCCACCATCCATCATCTGTCAGCACTCTGGCACCATCAAGATCGTTAACATTGGCATCGGTTTTCTTAAGCCGCTCCAGTATTTCAGCGACGACGGCAAATGGTCTTCCTTCTTCGCATTCAATTCTGAGCTCAGGTGTATTAACAACGGCCGGAAGCTTTCTTCTAAGCGCGCCTAGACCACCTTTCGTATTTACGATTTTATTCAGCAGTCTTAATCCCACATAGACGGCATCATCAAAACCATAATATTTGTGTTTGAAGAAAATATGCCCGCTCATTTCACCGGCAAGTGGGGCATTTAGCTCAACCATTTTGCTTTTTATCAGTGAATGTCCAGTTTTCCACATGACCGGAACACCGCCCAAAGACTTAATCTGGTCAAACAATACCTGGCTGCATTTTACATCGGCAATTATTTTCGACCCAGGCAAATCTAGAAGCACATCTTCTGCCAATATGGCAAGCATCTGATCGCCCCATACGATTTCACCGTCCTGATCAAGTGCCCCGATCCGATCACCATCCCCGTCAAAAGCCAGCCCAGCGTCCATTTTCTCTGCGGCAATCGCCTCCTGCAGCTGCACCAGGTTTTCAGCAACGGTCGGGTCAGGGTGATGTGCCGGAAACGTCCCATCCACCTTTTCATTCAGCAGGATATGCTTACCCGGAATTTTTTTGGTTAATGCCGCAATGACATTGCCTGCGGCACCATTACCGGCATCCCAGCCGATTGTTAAATTGGCCCGTTTCATGGCATCCATATCGACATCTTTGAGCATGCGATTAATATAACGATCAAATATATCAACTTCCTTTGCTGTTCCCTGTCCTTCTTCCAGGTCCCCCTCTGCACTGAGACGCCCTAATTGCTTAATTGTCTCACCATAGCATCCCCCTTTCCCAATCATCATTTTAAACCCATTATAATCGGGTGGATTGTGAGATCCGGTAATCATAATGCCGCCATCTGCATCAAGCTCATAAACAGAAAAATAAAGCATTGGTGAAGGACCAAGGCCAATTTTAATGACATCCAGACCCGTTGAAAGAAGCCCTTTCAAAATT
Encoded here:
- the clpA gene encoding ATP-dependent Clp protease ATP-binding subunit ClpA is translated as MPTFSPNLEHTLHRSVAEANKRNHEFATLEHLLLGLLDDQDAVAVLRACDVNIAQLRAELKAYLDQELENITDDTSLDATPTAGFQRVIQRSILHVQSSGREEVNGSNVLVALFSERESHAVYYLQQHEVSRLDVVNYISHGLAKSDAPSSNENNEAGAEGEESEGREGGTKSALEKYCINLNERAREGKIDPLIGRVSEVERTIQILCRRSKNNPLYVGDPGVGKTAIAEGLALRIVKKEVPEVLHNATIYSLEMGTILAGTRFRGDFEERIKAVIKEIEEKEGSILFIDELHTIIGAGATGGGAMDASNLLKPALSKGALRCIGSTTYKEYRSYIEKDRALLRRFQKIDVVEPTAQETKDILKGLRKYFEEHHNVKYSDEVIEAAVDLSVRHINERKLPDKAIDVIDEVGASQMLLPEADRSENITVADVENVVSKMARIPPKSVSKDDKSILKTLSKDLKRVVFGQDKAIEVLADAIKLSRAGLRETDKPIGCYLFSGPTGVGKTEVAKQLASLLGVEIERFDMSEYMERHTISRLIGAPPGYVGYDQGGLLTDAIDKTPHCVLLLDEIEKAHQDIYNILLQVMDHGTLTDSNGKKIDFRNVILIMTTNAGAAELSKEVIGFGRSDQSGADEEAIKKLFTPEFRNRLDAIVPFSSLPPAVIEKVVEKFILELEMQLEDRGVHIRISPAAKAFIADKGYDKHFGARPLKRVIQEEIKRPLADELLFGRLVEGGEVKIGFKDKKITLDIEPGKSLPKPKAKKSKKEKQPVK
- the clpS gene encoding ATP-dependent Clp protease adapter ClpS → MSKQDKDNNGDVDGAVITQTRSKTKKPSMYKVLMLNDDYTPMDFVVHVLQKFFKMPEPQAMRVMLQVHQQGIGVCGVFSFEIAESKVRQVVDYARKYEHPLQCTLEKD
- a CDS encoding phosphomannomutase/phosphoglucomutase, with product MPVKHQFNNTILREYDIRGVVGDTLKESDAEALGRAFGTLIIRNGGQKICLGYDGRLSSPSMEKAILKGLLSTGLDVIKIGLGPSPMLYFSVYELDADGGIMITGSHNPPDYNGFKMMIGKGGCYGETIKQLGRLSAEGDLEEGQGTAKEVDIFDRYINRMLKDVDMDAMKRANLTIGWDAGNGAAGNVIAALTKKIPGKHILLNEKVDGTFPAHHPDPTVAENLVQLQEAIAAEKMDAGLAFDGDGDRIGALDQDGEIVWGDQMLAILAEDVLLDLPGSKIIADVKCSQVLFDQIKSLGGVPVMWKTGHSLIKSKMVELNAPLAGEMSGHIFFKHKYYGFDDAVYVGLRLLNKIVNTKGGLGALRRKLPAVVNTPELRIECEEGRPFAVVAEILERLKKTDANVNDLDGARVLTDDGWWLIRASNTQSVIVARCEAKDSEALARVFAALSEQLVLSGVQPPAFP